cttgcATGaaggataatttatttttcatagttaAAACTTTGCTCGTGTGAGTATACTATTTCAGTAATTTCAACAGTATATTTGTACCACTGTTTTGTAGCTCAAATACCAAAGAATGCTTGAGCGATTAGAGAAGGAGAACAAAGAATTAAGGAAATTGGTACTGCAAAGAGATGACAAGGGAATTCATCAGAGGAAGTTAAAGGTACGTATGTGTTACAAATCAGCATAGAAATATAATTATGCCATATTTCCCATGATATTCTAAATTGTATTTATTGATTCATATATGAACTTTTAACATTAGTTATAAGATATATATGCTAATTTTCTTACATGTTAAGGCTTTTATGCATCTTATTTTAAACTATATAACTTTTGAAAATGGCTTCAGTCGGAGAATATAAAGGGGTTACCATGTCTAACTAAATAATTAAGTGGAAATGTGGATTGGGTTTTTGATATAGCTTCATTACGTGTGCTAATAAATATGCTTCCAACCCTCCTTACCCAGTCCGatacttttgttcttttcatggGTCTTACTGAGTTTGGGAGGAATGTAGTTACGGGGCCAGAAACCATCTTTTAACAGAGATTGAACTAAgtatgcttttgcttttgtctgCCTACATCCTGAGTGTTCTAAAAATGGAtgttttctgcctctctccATGTCATTTTCTGACCAGTATggatctttctttttcctctgggaaGTGGAGGATAAGGAGTTCTTACTTTTACAGGACTAGCTTGATAGCCCTTCTTAATGCTTATTGTTTATCAAGCTGAAAATATAAGTCTAAATGTTTAATGGAAGAAACTTAATTCAGCGTCTTAACTTGAAAACTGTGAAGTCTGAGCATTGTTGTTCTCTTATGCTGTATGTAAGAGCTCTCATTTTGCAAGATGCATCTGCAGCTTTAGTATTTTCATCCACAGAAGGCAAGGCATGACTTTACTTGGTATTGTACTTTATGAAACAGAGATCTGTGCTGCAGTATAGACAGCTTAGGTTTCTAAGCAAGGGGAGAGAATAAACACCTTCTTACCAATAGGTTTACAGAATATACAGATGAAGTAGTCTGAAACCCAATCTTTCTTCTGTTAAttgtctgtttttctctctgtaattCTTTTGTAGAAATCCTTGATTGATATGTATTCTGAAGTACTTGACATCCTGTCTGATTATGACGCCAGTTATAACACTCAAGATCACCTACCTCGAGTAAGCAGATAAGGAATTCAAGGCTTTTTACTGAAACACTAGTCTTATAATTGAATAGAACATTTAATGATATTTATAGAATAATCAAGAGCTAGTGCTAGGCTATTTTCTTGTAACTCAAGGGTTTTTGCTTAAGGCATGTTCTCCTTTCTAAATGCAACAAGAGAATTTTGAGAATAACCAGTGTAACTATGTTAAGTCTGCCTTGGTTCGTAGATAAAACCTTATCTAGATCCAGATATTGCTGGTCTGCTCAGCTGTTCATTTTAAATGGTTTCAGTGATGGCACACTAGCCTTCTCAGCAGTGTAAAACAACTTGTTTCCCAGTGTATACCAGCGGAGCTGAGAAGGTGAGGTGTCCCAGCTAATTTCCCACAGTGCTGTTGCTGTTGGAGCAGGGAGTGTGAGAAGGGGTTTGGCTAGTCTGACTGCTGGTATAGGGGAGAGCCAGGAATGCATCCTGCTTGCACAACCATCTGTAGCACTGGTGACTTCTATAGGAAGTCAGTACAACAGGGAAGTGACAGCAATTACATCAAAATCCAGCCTTCTCTGGGCAGAAGCAGCATCTACCTGATGAGTAGTCTTCAGTGTCTCACCTGCTGAAAGGATTTtgcagaaggagggaagaacTGCCTGCCGTGAGGGGGCAGTTCCTCTTTTCACTAGGTAGCCTGGCAGGTTAGGCCCATAGGGCTCTTTGCGAACTGTGTTGTCTTAAGCAcaagtctcttttttttgcaTGACTAGAAGTTAGTATTTATTCAAGGATTCCATATTTAAACCAATGCATTTATTGTCAAACATGAGACAGTGTTGATATAGATTAACATCTTTTTAGTCAACTTTTGTCTGAGCTTCCAAAATGTCCTGCTGAAAGCCAGTGGCTGTTTAAAATTTCACTTAAGGTGGTGGTGGTTGGAGATCAAAGTGCAGGAAAAACCAGTGTGTTAGAAATGATCGCCCAAGCCCGCATATTCCCTCGAGGGTCTGGGGAGATGATGACACGTTCCCCTGTTAAGGTAAGAAACATCAAAATCTCTGAATCAGCATTTGCTGTGTACTTCTCCCTCTGATTATGCCATTAATTGGAGTATATGTGAACATTCATTTATAAAATGGTCTCTAAGCAACTAAGTTGTTGCAGTCAATGACAAAAATTCTGTAGGCCTATGTATGATCCATATATCCTATCACAGTAGTAGTAGTTCCTACTGTAAGTGGTCCTGTGATAAATAAGCATTACATACAGTTGTATGTTTGCAGTGGGAAGTATTCATACACTATGTACTTCTCATATTTCTCTGTGTTACATCTACCATACTTTCTCAAATAAGGCTTTTACCATTTAGGTAACTCTTAGTGAAGGTCCCCACCATGTGGCTTTATTCAAAGATAGCTCTCGGGAGTTTGATCTGACAAAGGAAGAGGATGTAAGTATAAAGAAGTGACCAGAAGTTAATGTGACTTTTATTAATTACCTGAAAATTTGTGTGTCTTTGTGGGGTGTTAGCCCCTGTTTAATTTAGAGTGAAATACGTTTAGTGCAGCAAGGCATTATATTAGTTATTGAATTACCTCTTAGTATTGTTTTTGGCTGGCACTGAAGTGGATAAAATGTAGGAGGCGCTCTTGTGCCAAGGTATTTTTTGGAGTATGCAGGGGTCTGCAGGTAATCTGTCATTTAGCACCCCATTTACCAGACTTagttattaaaatgcatttgagaGAGTTAGTATTTATAAGCAGAGGTGTTAATCCCAAAGTAAACTTTTTACTTAAGTTGGTGATTTTTCTTCTATCACAATTGTAAGCAGTTTTATGTttgatattttgcttttcctaaaaACAGCTTGCAGCTTTGAGAAATGAAATAGAAATCAGAATGAGAAATAGCGTGAAGGAAGGGTGCACTGTTAGCACTGAGGTAAGATTTGTGAAATATTTAGTGGCAAATATCTATATGTATATCTCTTGTAAGTATTCTTCAGCTAGGAGACTGGTGAATCCAGTTTGTGTACACTTAATATTTTGCACTATACAAAGTGTATTTGGACtgttaaaatcagttttatatCACAATTACAGGCACATAAAATTGGACTTCCTATTTCAAATTACAGGCTGTTGCTGGTTtaaagcatgtgtgtgtgtaaataagtgtttatataattttatatacgAGTGTTTGTGTATGTAATTACGTACAAAGTAGGTGTGTGTATAAAcctttaatttcaattttactTCACAGACCATCTCCTTAAGTGTGAAAGGCCCTGGTTTGCAGAGAATGGTATTGGTTGATTTACCTGGAGTCATTAGTGTAAgtaggcaattaaaaaaaagaagaaaaaaagaacaaaacaaagctttaaGGCATGTAGGTGAGGTAGTGTTATTGGTGAGAACATTaactgttttgggtttttttacatcattctgtttttcttttttcctttaaatatatatatatccataTACGTATTAAAGACTGTGACATCTGGTATGGCTCCAGATACGAAAGAAACAATCTTCAGCATCAGCAAGGCCTACATGCAGAATCCTAATGCCATCATCCTTTGTATTCAAGGTAATAAGAGTCTAGATGGTTATCTAACttgcaggattattttttttttaattctgattcTAATGTGACTCTTGGGGCtcttgtgatttatttttttttttcatttgtggtAATCTCTATAGTCTGCAAAATAGGATGCTGTGGAATATCTGTTCATAAATTAAGGCACCTTTGGTATCTGTGGCAAAAAGCAACTTTTTGAGTTTttatccttaaaataaaattcaggaaTTCTTCAAAAGTGTTTTGGAGGCAAGAGACAACAATAGAGTTTAGTATTTTGAATAAGGTGGTACTCGTTCAAAACTTAGGCAACTACAACAATCTCATTTTTTAATGATACCAGGAACAAAGCAAATTTTCACTGCGTGTACCGAAAAATTGAATGTAGGTgtaattttactatttttaaggTGTAACATGGAACTTATTTGATGCCTACCATATCTTCAGTACTGCATGTTAGATTACATTGTCCTTAAAATAGAACTTTGTCTTTGTTTACTTAGATGGGTCAGTGGATGCAGAACGCAGTATTGTCACAGACTTAGTCAGCCAAATGGATCCCCAAGGAAAAAGGACGATTTTTGTGTTGACTAAAGTTGATCTTGCTGAGAAAAATACGGCTAGCCCAAGCAGAGTGAGTTGAAACTATTTTTCTCATACTGTGATGACTAAAGTCACATGtggaaaaatacttcagatGCTGTCAGAAATATTGGACCTTACCTACCTTTTCTAGATGTTTTTGAGTGCTTATTTCTGTattcagtgtgatttttttttttttctttctttggtggtggttgtttttgtCTCAGGCTTTGCTTTTAGTGATGAGCTCGTGACTTCAGACACAGCTTGGCTCCAGCTTGCTATAATACTGGTTCCTTTCATGCAAGTGACCTGAGCAGGTTCCCTTTCCTGAGAACGCTTTAGGATCTTCTGGGATAGgctttttcactttattttgtgttttgctatGTTATGCCTTATTTGGTTtatgcctttatattttttttcttttaaatatcagtaGAACTCAGTCCCATGATAAACTGCTTCTTATAGCAGTCTGTGCATGGATACAAATAGATCTGGCTTTAAAACTGTGCTGAAGGAAAGAATGTCTCTGTGCAAAGccaactggttttttttaatcttttattttcacagatcCAGCAAATAATTGAAGGCAAACTCTTCCCAATGAAAGCTTTGGGTTATTTTGCAGTTGTTACTGGAAAAGGTAAAGAGAGTTCTGGCTCTGCTTATTTTCTCCTTGATAGCAGAGAAAACTATCTCAATGGAACTGTTGCAgcactctcttctttcttcaggaaacagcagtgaaagcATTGAATCGATTAAAGAATATGAAGAGgaattttttcaaaattcaaagCTGTTAAAGTAGGTTGCTGTTTATTCCTTTAACTGAAATGAGCCTGTGTTGGTAAATGCTAGCatcagattttcttttgaattaaaaaaaaaggattgcaaTGTAGAAACACAATTTGAGATTTAAACTGCTTAAGTAAGGCATCTTGTTGATGGGCCATGTTAGCCTGGTTTCCTAATGCTTGCAGTAAGTCAATGGAGAGACACGGGCATCTTCAGGCAGCAACTGATTCCACTGCAGTTCTGAGCCTCTCTTCAGAAGTTTCTGTATCTCTCTGTTGGCTTTAGAAAAACTAAGTTCCCAGCCTATGCCTAGGCACTTGATATGCCAGGAGGAGATAATCCAGCCCAAATAAGAGTTGTAGTGCCTCTAAATGTTAGTTGTCTTGGTGTGACAACAATATTGATTTCAAAAGGTTAATAACTTGTGTGTTCTGCTGGAAGTTCATTGAGCAGAGTTTTGGTTTCACAGGCTTGTATTTCTCAGGAAAGTAAGCTGCATGGTCTTTGGGACTGCAGTACCTGCACTGCAACATCTAGAATAGAAATTTATTtgtggtggggtgttttttgctTTGGTGATTATCTGCGTTGAATGTTTTGGAGAAGGAGACTGGAATTTGGGTTAGGAGGACGTTGACATGTTATCCTCTGCtataaaaagcaaagctttatTCTTGTGAGGAGAAAATGGGGGCCAGAAAGCATGGGTATGCATAGAAGAATTTCCCTAGCTGTCTTTCTTTACAGGACATGTATGCTGAAGGCACACCAGGTAACAACAAAGAACTTAAGTCTTGCTGTGTCAGATTGCTTTTGGAAAATGGTGAGAGAGTCTGTGGAACAGCAAGCAGATGCTTTTAAAGgtaaacaactttaaaaaaaacaagtgaaataGCAAATTGCTGTTAAAACAGTTCTTATGCATGCATATAATACTGTTTTGCCAGCATGCTTGGGCAGCTGTGTTTTATATGATCACCATTTCTCATTAATTGGTCGTTGCCGCAGTTAATCTTtataaaaacacataaaaataattcatggTGTGGAGGACCCACTTGCTTTAAAAGCCAAAGGAGTAAATAAgtacaaagaaacaaattcagGTGGTTTTATGAGCAAAACACAGTTCTTCCATTGGATTCAGATGTTGTTTAAAATGGCTTCCTATATAAAGATACCATCTGATCGGCCAGGGAAGGACTGACTTGTACAGAGCTGGAAGTTGAATGGCTCTCTTTCgactacatttttttcaataaatgaaTCCTGCAATTTGCATCCATATATCTAAGCATAGACAGCAAAAAGGTTTGCTCATTTGCAGAGGCCCTTAAAGTTCTTGGAGGGTTTGTCATAAGCAAGATTTGTGGCAATTTTAGGAGCTGCTAAACTGTTAAGATCATCATGAAGTACATATAgacaatataaaaaattaaggccttgtttctgatttttgcaGCCACACGTTTCAATCTTGAGACTGAATGGAAGAACAATTACCCCCGGTTGCGAGAGCTTGACAGGGTAAATTACACTACTGCTTTAATTTATGTGTTGCAAAATGTTGAAGATAATGGATTAAAATTTATGCCATTTAATCTCATTTGTGAAGGTTTCTTAAAGTTAACATAAAGTACTGACACTTATAAAATGTGAGGACAGTGGAAATTATTCTAGGGGAAGGAAATACTGAGCCCTCTGTTTTATGAAATAGTGTACTTCAAAATTGTGATACTTCAATGCTTAACAAGTCAATCACTGCTGGTGTGCAGTTAACCGACCTAACTCGCCCACAGGAACAGGCCAGTGTTTCTTTGTGATCATCATAGAACTGGCGAAGAGAAGTTACATTCCGTGGTCTTTCAGACAGAGTAACAAAACAATTATGATCCCATTCTCTAATTCTTTTATAGAGATCCTGAATATTCAAATGCCATGCCTGGCCAGAGGCATGCAAGAGATGGGTGGGAAGATGTATGGTAAACCAGGGTAGCTTATGACAAGCACATACATTGTCCAGAACATGACCAGGAGGTATCGTTTTAGGCTTAAAGGCCATAAGaaaaaggtttgggttttttactctTTGTATGGAAACATGATCAAACTGTACCTAAAATCtcattaatttgtatttttccttttgtgtagAATGAACtgtttgaaaaagcaaagaatgagATTCTTGATGAAGTCATAAGTTTGACTCAGGTGACACCAAAGCACTGGTAtggaaattttttcattttgcttttttttgctttcttaaatttttttttctaactagcAGAGGTttacttttcaaatataaaGAGTTTTAGTAAACAAAATTCTCAAATATAAATAAGGAATTGTTTTTCTTAGGACAGTGTGTTATTATGTCCTTTGTCCCTGTGGAAGTAGTCTGTCTGTCTATTATACTCAATCAGCACATACTTGCATAATCCCTCAACAACAATTATATTATGTCAGTttgtattttgttctgtttttatacAGTATAATGAACAATAGATATTCctcaaaaatgaaaaggaacatCATAATAATGACGTTTTCAGATGTTCATTTGAAGCATGGATCAGTAATTCCTCTTAACTTGATGTTTGGGGATTATTGTTCATATCAAAATAATATCCATGAATTTGGAAAAAAGTTTTGTGTATCTGTGAATCAAAGGCTTGGAATTTCAAAGATTATGTAATTCCTGGCTGTAAAAAGCTGATCTGGATATTTGAGAATTCATTCCACACGTGGATCTCCTTGGTAGCCTCAACCGAGTAGCACCATAGTATGCTGCCTACTTCTTTGTAAGGCAGACACAGGTGTGAGAGAGAAGGTAAGCTTAGCCTAAGTATTTAACAGTGTAGCATCACTGCATAGTAAACCTACTGTAGAAGCAGACTGAGAGGAGAACAGCCTATGTAAAAGATTACTCTGACAGCCTGTACCATAACTGagaaccacaaaaaaaaaggtttctttaaTGCCTTTGCCTTCAGCGACCTGAATTGAACTGTTACTTGGTCATTCATTAAAAACCAAGATAAAATGTCTGACTCTTAGTGACATTAGAATAACTCTGGGCGTGTGGATGCATTCAGAGAAAGTGTTGTAGGCAGTGTACTAGTCTGAAGTTGCGTTCTAGTCCAAATGTAATCCAGGTTTGCCGTTATGGTGTCTGCTGTTTGATGTGGAATAGATGCTGATGTACCCTGGCCCATGTCTAGTCTGCTTCATTTTATGTTGTGTATCAGGTGGGTGCATAACGTGAAtgtttctgtgcatttcttctgaaagttAAAATGTGGTGGTGATTCTAGTTTTATAACGCTTAATGAGCTATAAAGTAGAACTGGAAACCTAAGTCAtgaaaaactgctgctgttaGCTGTTATATGCAGCCTAAAAACAGCAGTGCGTTTGATGAATGCAAATGTTTCTATCCTgttaaaatttccatttcttccaaTTAAGTTTGACTGaatcaagcaaagcaaaagtgtatttttattgaCATGTCAGCAAAGAAGGAATGAGATTGCAGTTGTTCTTGATCAAAGGACTGCCCTTCTCCTAGAGTGCATTTGTAAGTGGTAAAATCCATAACAGACTGTTACCAGCACGCCCTGTAAGCGAAACTCATTAGCCACATCCCCATTTCTTTTAATGGTGATCAAGAATGGTCAATAATTGGTCTGTTTGAACGCTATCCAGATCATCCTATTTTGaacaaagctttttaaagaaaacattttttactggTGGCAATATTAATTTCGATTTATGGTGAATTCTTTCAACATTTAAATGCTtgagtttcttttaattttgtatgaATACTTTTACTACCTTAATACTTAAATATGCCAAAGATCTGTCCAACAGTAGAAAAACTAGTGGCTTTGATCCCCATTTATACTGGTTTGTCAGAAGGACAGCTGCAAAATTCTCAAAGAAGGATGCTTTAAACACAAAAGAGAAACTTTCAATTAGTTGAAATGGGGGAGGAGTGATATTTATGAACTGTTCTTCAGTCTGTGTCCACAGATTGCCTAGTTAAAGTAGGGGTATTATCAGGGATGAGGCTTGTGTCCTGAACTTCAGCCATTTGGAGCAAAAGGGCTTGAATGAATCTGATAGTCTTGTGCCACCAAAAAGAAGCAGGTTTTATTCTTCAGCTCTTAGCTTTCATTATTCTGTCAAGTCTGGCATTCACATGACCCGTTGGTAAGCTGATTTAGCATGCTGAGCTagcataaaattaatttgcaagaAACCCACAACCTGTACTGGAGACTGGCAGGAGCAGAAAGAGCATGACTGCCTCTGTGGGTACTGGCTTTATGGTACAGTGGCTCAGCTGAATTCTCTCACTGCAGCTGCAAAGTTTCCTGAGTAAGTTTATTGtcattttaaaaggttaaagTTAGATTGTTTCCATTGTTACTTCTTGAAACACATCATAAATAGGAAAGTGGGGGTATTTAGTTTTATAGTGACGTGAGGCATGTTTATAAATTAATACCAATATACATTTTGGTAAAACGTAGGACTTCTCAACTTGCTTCATTGTTTATCAAATCTGGGAACAATCAGTGAAAACCCCTGGTGGAAAACTACAGCCTGTTCCGACAAATCAGAATACTACAGAAACAAACCCACACATTTTTTGGGAGTGTGGACTTCTCAGTCAAATCATTTCAAAGCTTTACAGTCTTCCCCCTTGTTTCCCCCACCTGCcatgcatatgcacacacagCTCTGCATGGTTATATTGGTATAAGTGAAGGCTGCAAGGAACTGTTGTGCAGTGCAGTGGCAGCTGTAAGAGTCGTAGAGGCCAACTTCTGAAGCtgtctttgctgctgaaaacatTGTGTATTTGTGTCCTTAGTTCCAAGCAGATTTTGGTTGAAGTTGTGTCCTGATGTTAAGgagtattttctgtgttctgtagTAGTCTTTTCTCAGTATTTCTAACAAATCGAGTGCATACTTGTTTTAGACATTTTTGTATTTGGAGTCATCATAAGTGTTACAACTTTCTTTTTTAGGGAGGAGATTCTTCAGAAAACTTTATGGGAAAGGGTATCTACTCATGTGATTGAGAATATCTACCTTCCAGCAGCACAGACTATGAACTCAGGGACATTTAACACCACTGTGGACATCAAATTGAAGCAGTGGACTGACAAGCAACTGCCTAATAAAGCAGTAGAGGTGAGAATTtagttacttaaaaaaattaaaaaaaaaaaaggtgcaaagCCTGTTGAAATTAAAGCACATAGCTCCAGAGAAGTAAGGTTGTGGTTTGAAGGAGTCACAACAGTTCCTCTAACCAGCTTACATGTCAGAAAAGGCTAGCAATATCTTGGTGTTGAGAAGCATATACAGCAGGGAcattgtattttgcttttctggtgaatttttctctaattaaagaccaaaaaacccctctttttaaaaggttaaacAAACCCTTCAGGCTACGTATATTCATATTTAATAGATTTATGCAAGTTTAACAGAATTCTACTTGCTACAGCATAGCAAAGCAAAGTTTAGTGTTGAGTTTATTAGTAATGGATaaggcagcaaaggaaaagtCAATTACTTACTCTTACGCTTGtatgttgttttcagaaagtaCGCAAATTTTCATACGTGCAAGAATTGCCATATATGTTCCTTTACCAGCTGGTGCATGGTATAATGGTCCGTTTCAGCAGGTACTGTTTGCTCACTTCCTAGGTGGCATGGGAGACTTTGCAAGAAGAATTCTCCCGTTTCATGacagaacaaaaaggaaaagaacatgaTGATATCTTTGATAAACTGAAACAAGCTGTCAAAGAAGAAACTATTAAACGACACAAATGGAATGAGAGAGCGGAGGATAGCCTGGTACAatgtagtgggtttttttgcattgttGACTAAGTGCTGTTGAAATCTTTTTACTGAAATTGTGTATTCAgtatttttgcattcttttaaTGTAATTGTAGAGTGATAGGGGCATGTGTCCATCTCCTTTTCTATATAttgttttaattcagtgtttctcacttcattttatttattacctTTCTTTGCCCTAAATAACATCTAATAAAACTGATTTGGTCCATGAAAAAGTCCTTCATAATCCACTGGCTGCCCAAGGAGAGCCTTGTGAGAATTGTTTAGCATCAGttcatttcttctgttaatTACAGCCacaaaaaataacagcatttcATTACCGCCTTTATACACCCGGAGGGATTTCATAttgtttgctgtattttttacaTTACTTATGCTAGGCTACATAAGAGAGTCAAATTAAAGgcacaagaaaatatttttggcagTGCTTTGAAAAGGTTCCTCTTGAATAGATCCTGTGTGCCCTATATATGGTGGTTTTGTAGACATCCAGAAACGAAAAGAATgtcagaaatcttttttttattaaatcctgAATAAATGCTAAAACCATGTTCTGTATTGCAGCGAGTGATCCAGCACAATGCCTTAGAAGATCGGTCAATATCTGATAAGCAGCAGTGGGATGCAGCTATTCATTTTATGGAAGAGACTCTCCAAAGTCGTCTCAAAGACAGTGAGTTGTGATGTATTCCGCTCCTGTGTGCTTTTTAATCTGGGCCAATTTCAGATTGAGTTCACTTCACTGCAGTGCAAGCTTTTCTATCAGCACAACTGCAACAATGGTGACATTGTAAGATGGTACTGGTACTGATAGAAATGTTTAGCAAAGTACAGCCTCAAAAGCTAGTGCTCTTGCTCTCACAATGAGGCAGCTGAAAGATAAGTAATAGAAATCTGTAGAGTCAAAAAATGGTACAGACACACAGAAGAATAGGATAAATTCACAGAGAGTAGTTGGTCCATTTATGGTTATCAGCATAATTAATTTTGTTGCAAGTTGCAACAAGGTAAGATTTTGAAATGCCTGACTTGGAAGCAGAGGGATGTCTCAGTGGAGGGATGCTGTGCTTTTATATACTTCCTTGACGTATCTACCAGTTTGCAGTCACTTTTAAATTTTAGTAAAAGACATCAACTGTTGCTTTAAGTAAAAGACATCTGAAGTGACTCAGTATGGCATATCTTATATTCTTAGGCATAAAATGTCCGTTCTTGGACCTAATTTTAGAACTATAAATTTGGCTGGTTACATATATTTTGAATGACACTTAacattgtttgcttttttagcTGAATCTGTTATTGAAGATATGGTGGGTccagactggaaaaaaaggtgGTTATACTGGATAGGCCGCACCAAAGAAcaggtaaaagggaaaaaaaatataaagaaaatgtagTTCACTACCTTCAGAAAACTTTATCACTCAgtaaattttcaaaaatgccAGCCCTCTTCACGCTATTTAGATGATtgcaaaaataacaacaacaaaaaaaaccccttctagATACAATTACTTTAACTATTCACTGTTTTAAATACTACACCACAGAGAATTCCGTATACTTTTTTCATATTGCAGATACATAGTGGTTTATAAAATGTAATtcagctgaagaacagaaaacatctttACTACTGTGCCATTGACCTGAATATTAAAATTCTTCCAGTAGAAAGAAATTGATGAGAACAAAGTGCAAACTGGGCTACTTTCTTCTATACTTTTCAAGCATGCCTTTTAAGCAGAAGTCATGTGCAGTTTCTTATCATGCTCCATTTGGATTTAATTAGTATGTGATAGCATTACCACTTGTAGTCTAGTCACAGTTGTATCTCATGATTGACAGTTTTCATCAGAACCTCTCTTCTCGTTTGCTCATAGcttttggaatttttttgaATTTGAATAGCATCTTCTGTTCAATGCCCAGAGGTGATGGGCTTTTTATGTTACTTTTTCTAGATATTTCTCAAACTGAATCATACTTTAAAGTAATAAGTAGAGTTTAAAAGAATACAGTAGACAGTAATTGTTTCAGAGGAAGGAGTTTTACAGTCAACTGTGTGCAGCCAGGTATGGGAGAAAGGTTGAAGTCACTGCCTATCTTACTTAAATTTAATGAACAGCAACTTAAAGGTATGAATCCATGAAGAGTTCATGTAAGCTGTTGGGCAAAAATTACAGCTCTCATCAGTGTCACAAGTGATCGTGAACCCCG
This sequence is a window from Phalacrocorax carbo chromosome 7, bPhaCar2.1, whole genome shotgun sequence. Protein-coding genes within it:
- the OPA1 gene encoding dynamin-like 120 kDa protein, mitochondrial isoform X5, whose translation is MHAVSLNITSESVMDTGSPGETAFRATDQGYDNDKEYKKGLLGELILLQQQIQQHEEEARRAAGQYNMGPSQQKRKVSDKEKIDQLQEELLRTQLKYQRMLERLEKENKELRKLVLQRDDKGIHQRKLKKSLIDMYSEVLDILSDYDASYNTQDHLPRVVVVGDQSAGKTSVLEMIAQARIFPRGSGEMMTRSPVKVTLSEGPHHVALFKDSSREFDLTKEEDLAALRNEIEIRMRNSVKEGCTVSTETISLSVKGPGLQRMVLVDLPGVISTVTSGMAPDTKETIFSISKAYMQNPNAIILCIQDGSVDAERSIVTDLVSQMDPQGKRTIFVLTKVDLAEKNTASPSRIQQIIEGKLFPMKALGYFAVVTGKGNSSESIESIKEYEEEFFQNSKLLKTCMLKAHQVTTKNLSLAVSDCFWKMVRESVEQQADAFKATRFNLETEWKNNYPRLRELDRNELFEKAKNEILDEVISLTQVTPKHWEEILQKTLWERVSTHVIENIYLPAAQTMNSGTFNTTVDIKLKQWTDKQLPNKAVEVAWETLQEEFSRFMTEQKGKEHDDIFDKLKQAVKEETIKRHKWNERAEDSLRVIQHNALEDRSISDKQQWDAAIHFMEETLQSRLKDTESVIEDMVGPDWKKRWLYWIGRTKEQNIRNETRNELEKLIKCNEEHAAYLANDEVTTVRKNLEARGVTVDSCLIKDTWHQIYRRYFLKTALNHCNLCRRGFYYYQRHFVDSELECNDIVLFWRIQRMLAITANTLRQQLTNTEVRRLEKNVKEVLEDFAEDNEKKVKLLTGKRVQLAEDLKKVREIQEKLEAFIEALHQEK